TCGAAACGTCTGGGCACGCTGGCGCTGCGCGACCTGCGCGAGCAGGGGGTGCAGCCGATGGCGCTGCTCAGCCTGATGGCGCGGCTGGGCTCGTCCGATCCGGTCGAGCTGCGCAGCGACATGGCCGAGCTGATCGAGGGGTTCGACGTGACCCGGTTTGGCGCGGCGCCGACCAAGTTTGATGTGCAGGATCTGTTCCCGCTGACGGGGCGCTACCTGCAGGCGCTGCCGCTGGAGGCGGTGGCAAAGGATGTGGCCGCGGCGGGCGTGCCCGAGGACCTGGCCGCTCCCTTCTGGTCGATGGCGCGCGAGAACATCACCACGCTGAACGATCTGGCGGGGTGGTGGGCGCTGTGCCGGGACGGGGCCGAGCCGCTGATCGCCGACGAAGATCGCGCCTTTGTGACCGAGGCCATGGCGCTCTTGCCCGAAGGACCGCTTGACGCTGACAGCTGGGGCGCCTGGACCCAGGCGGTGAAAGAGGCCACCGGGCGCAAAGGCAAGGGGCTGTTCATGCCGCTGCGCAAAGCAGTGACCGGCATGGAGCGCGGCCCGGAAATGGCCACCCTGCTGCCGCTGATGCAGGTGATCCGCGCGCGGGGGTGAGCAGACAGGCGAGCGGGGGGCAAGATTTTTCGACGAAAAATCTTGGGGCCTCCGGCGGGAGTGTTTGCGGCAAGGTGAAAGGGCTGTGCGCCCTCAGCCAGCCGTGATGATATCGGCGCCGATATCATTCAGGGACCGGTCGACCAGATCGGTCTCTGCCGCTTTCAATTGCTGGTGGCGCGGGTAGCGGGGCTCTTTTCGGTCGTTCAGGATCGGTGCATCCCAGCCGCTGGTGGTGGCGAAGAAATCGCGCACGCCCTCGAGGCCGAAGGCATGCAGATAGCCCTGCACCACCACGTCGATATAGCTGAGCAGAATCGGGTGCCGGGTGCTGGGCGGGCTCTGCTTTTCCGGGGCAACGGCATAGACTGCGACCTCGGCAGGGCGTTTCAGGTCGTGGCGGACATGTGCGGACACCGCGACGCGGTCATAGGCCCATTCGCGTGCATCCAGCGCCTCCCAATCGTCATCGGGCACATGGGCGATCATGCCGTCGATGCTGCACTCGGGGTCAGGAATGGCGGTCAGGAACGCCACCTGCCTGAGATCGGTATGGCGCCACAACCGGCGCCAGCCAAACAGGCGGGCAGGGCGCGGATCGGGAAAGTCATGCGTTGCCAGGTTCACCAGGCTGCCGTAGCCAAAGAAATAGGGGTCTGCCATCAGTGTCTTGCCGCCGATCCGGTGGAATTGATGTATGTCAAACAGGTTTTTCAGGGGATGTGCAATAAGGCCTGCATGTGAAATCCCACGGGGAGGACCCGACCATGCGCATTACCAAGCGCACAAATATTGCGGTTCGGCTGCTGATGTTCTGCGCCGCCCATCCCGGCCGGCTGGTGACCAAGTCCGAGATCGCCGAGGTTTGCAACGTCTCGGAAAACCATCTGGCGCAGGTGATCAACCAGCTCAGTCAGCTGGGTTTTCTGACCACGCAGCGGGGCCGTAACGGCGGCATGTGTCTGGGTATGGCGGCGGATGCGATCCGGATTGGCGAAGTTTTCCGCCATGTCGAGGGCAATCTGCCGATGGTGGAATGTTTCGCGGATGCCGATAACAGCTGCCCCCTGACCGACGCCTGCCGCCTGCGGCTTGCGCTGCGGGATGCGGCACAGGCCTTTTACGCCTCGCTGGACGAGATCACTCTGGATGCGCTGGTCTGTGATAACACGGATCTGCTCAAGATCCTCAATCCGGTGGTCTGCGCGCGCTGAAATCCTGCCGGTTTTGGGCCGGACTATTCCCGGGCGCGCAGGACGCGCGCCGGGCGGGCGGCCAGCGGCGGCAGTGCAAAGACAAGGCTGGCACCAAGAACCGCCAGAACCCCACCAAGCACGATGAGAATGGCCGAAGGCCAGATCACGGTGAACGAGGTTTCGAACACGAAGCGGCTGACCGCCCAGCCGCCCAGAATCCCCGCAGCCAGCGCGATGGTGCCGGCAGCGGCACCCAGAAGGGCGCTGCGCAGCGCAAGGCTGAGCAGGATGCGGCGGCGCGAGGCCCCCAGGGTGCGCAGCACGGCAGCCTCGTAGATTCGGGCGCCCTGACCTGCGGCGGCGGCACCGATCAGCACCAGAAATCCGGTCAAAAGCGACACCCCCGCCCCATATGAGGTGGCGCTGGCCAACCCGGCCAGCAG
The window above is part of the Ruegeria pomeroyi DSS-3 genome. Proteins encoded here:
- a CDS encoding gamma-glutamylcyclotransferase family protein → MADPYFFGYGSLVNLATHDFPDPRPARLFGWRRLWRHTDLRQVAFLTAIPDPECSIDGMIAHVPDDDWEALDAREWAYDRVAVSAHVRHDLKRPAEVAVYAVAPEKQSPPSTRHPILLSYIDVVVQGYLHAFGLEGVRDFFATTSGWDAPILNDRKEPRYPRHQQLKAAETDLVDRSLNDIGADIITAG
- a CDS encoding RrF2 family transcriptional regulator; amino-acid sequence: MRITKRTNIAVRLLMFCAAHPGRLVTKSEIAEVCNVSENHLAQVINQLSQLGFLTTQRGRNGGMCLGMAADAIRIGEVFRHVEGNLPMVECFADADNSCPLTDACRLRLALRDAAQAFYASLDEITLDALVCDNTDLLKILNPVVCAR